The genomic window atctccatggcggacgcccCGTACACTAATCTTCTTTAGTTGTGAAATGAAATGATGGTTTCTAGGGTGGAATACAGCTAACAAAATATACATCAAGATTTCAATCCCTACCATTTCAGAGCTTCAAGTTAGCATTTCCTACATGTTATTTTTATGGTATGTGTAGAAAAAATTGGAGACTGTTATCCAAGTGTCTTGCAACCAGAAAGGCAAGAAACCGGCATATGGCATTGGATAGGATGGACTGCTAGCAGCCTAGCACTAATATCTTGGTTGACTGGTTCTTATATAGATCATGGGAACTCGAATTTGTTAATTAGAATGTATCCAAATGTAGGCCTAAGTCTGGGTAGTGAATACAGCAAAGTGATGATATCGTTGCTCAAAATCTAAAAATTTATCCCTGTCGATATACTGTGCAGGGAAATACTGCAAAACCCGAAGGATTATCTGAGATCATTATGGCAGGAGCAATGGGTTTGAAGTTGCATGAAGATTGGGGAAGCACCCCAGCTGCGATAGATAACTGTTTATCTGTTGGAGAAGCTTTTGATATCCAAGTAAGCTGTCTTGTATTATCATCCTATCATGCCGGTATACCTGCATATTTTTTATTCTGGTGATGCTCATCGAAATTCTACAGGTTAATATCCACACGGATACCTTAAATGAAGCAGGTTGTGTGGAGCATACAATTGCAGCTTTTAAAGATAGGTCCATACACACATATCACAGGTATGGAGCATGCTGTATTCAGGTGTTACATTTTTTCTACGTTACTTGTATATGGGTTGTATGCGGAGAAAAGTTCTGATTTCTGTGATGCCATAGAAACTACCCTGTCAACTGTTGAGAAATCTGGTACTGTAAATGCCGGCCAAAATGAAGATGGAAAATGAGTCAACATTTTAAGGATTATAACTCACAGCCCCCCTTCCAAAATATTCTTGTCATGTCGTAGAATTCAAATTGTTGGTTATATCGGGCAATTTTTAATGGTGCTTGTGTTCTTATTGTCTTGTAAACAGCGAAGGTGCAGGTGGTGGTCATGCCCCAGACATCATTAAAGTATGTGGGGTGAAAAATGTGTTGCCTTCTTCAACAAACCCAACCCGGCCTTTTACTTCTAACACTGTTGATGAGCACCTTGATATGCTGGTAAACAATTGTCTCATGCTGATGCTATGAATATTACTTGAGAATTTGGTCGTCATATATTGTGGTTCTCCTGTAGATGGTTTGCCACCACCTTGATAAAAACATCCCGGAAGATGTAGCATTTGCTGAGTCAAGAATTCGAGCAGAAACAATTGCGGCTGAGGACATCTTGCACGACATGGGGGCAATCAGTATCATATCATCTGATTCACAGGCTATGGGTCGCATTGGAGAGGTCTGTTACATACCCTTATCCTTTTTTTTCATTGTGATGAACAGTTTTCACATCTCATGTTACTTTGGTTGGTGGCAAGA from Triticum aestivum cultivar Chinese Spring unplaced genomic scaffold, IWGSC CS RefSeq v2.1 scaffold91118, whole genome shotgun sequence includes these protein-coding regions:
- the LOC123176384 gene encoding urease (The sequence of the model RefSeq protein was modified relative to this genomic sequence to represent the inferred CDS: added 217 bases not found in genome assembly), giving the protein MAGAMGLKLHEDWGSTPAAIDNCLSVGEAFDIQVNIHTDTLNEAGCVEHTIAAFKDRSIHTYHSEGAGGGHAPDIIKVCGVKNVLPSSTNPTRPFTSNTVDEHLDMLMVCHHLDKNIPEDVAFAESRIRAETIAAEDILHDMGAISIISSDSQAXXXXXXXXXDNDNFRIRRYIAKYTINPAIVSGFSDFVGSVEVCLLTTFRFSSIKCFIFSRQHKVGNAVHTL